The Musa acuminata AAA Group cultivar baxijiao chromosome BXJ1-8, Cavendish_Baxijiao_AAA, whole genome shotgun sequence genomic sequence CAGGCAACAGATCTGGTGTTTGAACTTCCAAGAGTGAGCTCCAGCTCATCCGATACACATTCCTCATGAATCCTCTCCCCCTCCCATGGCTTCACCAACCCAACTGTTGTAGGAATGTGGTTACTGCTGCTGCCAAATGCAAATTCATCTGAACCAACATCAGACATCTGAACATTACCATGGCTGTGGCCACCGGGCACAGGAGAGCATGTCCCGCTCTGCCCTGGAGTCCACATTCTGGAGCCACTGGCTTCCTTGTACAAGCCAAAAGGATTTGGTGATACAAGGCTGAAGGTGGGTGATGAAGGACCACCAGATGGAAGCAGTAAGCCAGCAAGCCATGCAGCATCAGGAGTCACCTGACGACCAGGGCTTGGTGGCatggaagaagggaagaaattgtGGTTGGAGCCAGCCCAAGGTGGCTGGAAGTTTGGATCATCCCAAACAGTCTTGATACGTGGGGAACGAGCAGTGGGGGAGCTCAGTGGAGGCGTTACCGGGGCACTTATCGATCCTCCATGAATGTATAGATGGTGGATGTTCGGTATTTTGGAAGAGGTGGAGGATGAGGCCGGTGAGAGGCTCTTTAACCATGGAACAAGAGAATTGCCTTCGGTGCCGCTAGCTGTATTCTTGGTGTTTGTGACCAAGGTCGAGGACTCAGGACTTGCCAAGGTCGACGAGGCCGGGCTTGGGTTGTATGAGATACAAGGACTTGGCTGGTGGGATGATGAACGAGGGCTTGGCGAAGCCGAGGGTCCAACAACATCTCTGCCTTCTGCTGGCTTGCATCCCTGCACGTTCACAGATGGAAGGCAGATGTTTCAGTACAATTGCCATTTGAATTGTCTGCAAAAGGACTTAAGAGAGAGGATGTTGATCTAAGCATCAACCTAGTTATATACTTTGGCAGTCAGTACAAGGAAAGAACTATTTGGTGGACTAGCTCACATTTTACACCATAAAGAAGTAACACTTAATGGGAGATATGCTGAAGGAAacctcaaattatcatttttttgtcCTAGAGAACCCCAATTATCAGAACATGCCACAGAGGCAGTTAAATTCACACCTGAATGTGAGCATCAATGCCAGCAAAGCACGAATCGatcaaggattttttttttcacggGCAAAATTGTCCTTTAGAAAAGGTGGGATGCtccatgatattatatatatatatatatatatatatatatatattggcaaaGGGTAAGTGACGAAGATGGGATTCGAGCCCAGAACCTTACGATACACGATTGAACTATTTCCTATTTAAGTTTGCTAATACctttaaggaaaaaaaatatggTTGCTTCATAGTAAAAAGTGATAACTTAGGTTTTCCTAATAAATCGTCCATGATTCATTGCCAGCAAAATGGGCCATCTCCTGCCTATTAGGCTGAATGTACTGCATATACAAATAAGATAGCAAAAAA encodes the following:
- the LOC103996088 gene encoding protein BZR1 homolog 3 — encoded protein: MTSGTRTPTWRERENNKRRERRRRAIAAKMYSGLRLYGNYKLPKHCDNNAVLRALCEEAGWTVEEDGTTYRKGCKPAEGRDVVGPSASPSPRSSSHQPSPCISYNPSPASSTLASPESSTLVTNTKNTASGTEGNSLVPWLKSLSPASSSTSSKIPNIHHLYIHGGSISAPVTPPLSSPTARSPRIKTVWDDPNFQPPWAGSNHNFFPSSMPPSPGRQVTPDAAWLAGLLLPSGGPSSPTFSLVSPNPFGLYKEASGSRMWTPGQSGTCSPVPGGHSHGNVQMSDVGSDEFAFGSSSNHIPTTVGLVKPWEGERIHEECVSDELELTLGSSNTRSVA